The following is a genomic window from Neodiprion pinetum isolate iyNeoPine1 chromosome 3, iyNeoPine1.2, whole genome shotgun sequence.
AGATGAGAGTATGGCATCGATCTCGTTTGCCTTTAGAATTGGACGTGGTACAGTATCCAAaactatttttgaaacttgCGATGTAATTTAGAACTGTTTCAAAGAATCAGCTTTCTTGACCTGCAAAATCAGAAAACTAGAAATCAGCTGCTGATAGTTTCGGACAAATGTGGAACTTTCCCAACTGCATAGGAGTTATTGAAGGCAAAGATGTTATTCTGCAAGTAAGGATATGCAAGGGTACTGGTTTGTTTGATAATATAGTGATCTCACAAACATATTGTCGCCTATTTTTGTTACAGGCTCCAGCGAAAAGTGTCTCagcattttataattataaggGCAGTCATAGTCTGGAATTGCTCGGATGTAGCGATGCACACTATCGCTTCACGTTACTGGATATTGGAGCTGAGGGTCGTCAGAGTGATGGCGGAAAATTTAGCCACAGTGCAATGGCTCGAGGATTCGAAGGGGATTACTTTCATATATCGCCAGCAACATATGGTAATAGCGACGGACGAATTTCACCATTTACTTTAGTGGCTGATGAAGCGTTTTCCCTTACTAAATATATGATGTGACCATATCCTAGAAGTCGTGAACTAAACCGAAAGAATAATGTATTCAATTATTGGCGTAGCAAGCCGCGAAGAATCATCGAAAGCGCATTTAGCATTTTGGCAGCCAAATGGAGAATTTGTCATAGGCCAGTTGACGCATCCGTATCTACCGCACAGAAAATTGTACAAGCTACGTGTTGCCtcgataattatatattatctgtgaaaaaatgatcTTGACCTTGTACTATACGTGTTGTTGTAGGATCTTGGAAATGTAGGTCATTAATTTAATAACAAGTTTCAGTCATCGTTTCGACTCTGATTGGAGTCATCCTCAGGACAATTTAATGCATCTATTGAAAACATCTGTTTGTAATGCATTGTTGGTACCGTCGGAACAACATTATGATACATGATAAGAAattagaataataataaaattaaccaAACTGTGTAGGGGAGGTTGGGGCAAGACGGTTCCCCTAAGCCTGTTATTACTCGTTGTGGCTTTCAACCATCAAATCAGTTTACTTTTGACCTATTTCGAACAAATCCATGGACATTTTGATGaaactctgaaaaaaaaactttactttaattaaaaaaattgattaattttaaaaaaattattattttcaaatgctGCTAGTGGCTCATTTTACCCTACAAGTAGAGTCTACTTAGTAGACAATCAGCctgaaaatgaataagtaCATTGAATTCTTCATaatttgacgataaaaatataaaaaaatctgtttttcagaatttttggCTGGTCCATTTTGCCCAAGGTATCTCGCGTACGGTTAAAAATGAGCTAATATATCAAAATCccgataatttgaaaaaaaaataaattttttttgaccaaattTTTGGAGGGGGCCTTCTTGCCCCAGGGGGGCCGTCTTGCCCCACCCTTCCCTATATAGAAACAAAGGAACACCAACCTTATATAAAGTAGTCAAATGTTACAAACGGTGAGAAGTAATTCGATTAAATAATAACACAGTTAAGATGTTTATTCTCACTTTTTTCTCACTTCCTTTATCTTCTGTCTCCATATTTTATTGATGGTTAAAAGATGGTCTGGTTAAAAGGCAACTACTCTGTCGACGATCGTTACTGAAAGGAGTTGGAGACAGTGGGTGGGTGGAATATAAAACCCTTTACTTGTGGAGAATGAGAGAGGATGAGAAGAAGAGAGTaaacaaatatgtatacatataaacatgTGAGATATGTGGGAGGTTGTTCACATCCCGTAAATAAGAAGGTCGTTCGAATACCTTGTTGATGATTAAAAACAAACAGTCAAATGTTTCGAATATAATAACACTCTGTTATAAAAACATTGACGAAAGAGAGTTGAAGGACAatgagtaaataaaataatccgTTTCTTGTGCCGATTGAACATAGATAAGAACAGAGGAGTGATTagaggtataaaaaatgtgaGATAAGTGAGAAGGTCGTTCTTAACCATATTATGAAGAGGTCGTTGAACTGCCTACGCCTTCATATCCTtgattaatttaatataaatttcgcTTAAATTTTCGATGTCTTGTCTATGATTGACAGCATCGGAGTGATTGGCGATGTTACACATTTCTAACACTAGTCTATTATAATATCGAGGTTCTTTATGTAATATCTTAGCATTATCAAAGTCAAATTGGTGGTTTAAGGACATTGCATGTTTTGTTAAAGCTGTATAACGGTCGTCTGAATCTTTGAAGTTGTTTTTGTGTTCATTGATTCTTACATTTAAGCAACGACTAGTTTGCCCAATGTACAGCTTATTGCAGTCCTTGCAACAGATTTTATATACTAAGTTTGATTGTTTTTCCAGTGGTAATTTATCTTTCCCTGTATCAAAAAACAAGCTTAAGTCGTCGACATTTTCTCCTACAAATTGTACGTTATATTCTTGAAACGTTCTGTTTAGTGATTCAAACAAACCTTTAACATATGGAATAGAAATAAAGGTCAAGTTTTCTTTATATGTTGGGTTTAAGGAGTTATTGTTGTCTTGTTCACagatttttttgtacttttggTTGATGATTCTATGTAAGAGGCCCGGCGGATAATCAATCTTAATTAAGACATCTCTGAttaatttgagatttttttcgtGATAACAGCTGTTGGCTAATCTTATTCCCCTATCAactaaattaattattgtcCCGATTTTGTACGATCTGGGATGATGTGAATAGAAGTTCAAATATCGTTCAGACCACGTGATTTTATGGAACCAATCGGTTTCTATGATGTATGAGTTGTTGATGATTGTTACATCCAAGAAGTTAATTTTGTTGTTAAGTTCAATTTCTATGGTGAATTGTAATCTTGGATGAAaggtattgaatatttttaatagttGTGGGATGTAATCTTTAGGAACGGCTGTTAATATGTCGTCGACATATCTAAAATAAAACGGTACCGAGAAAGGCAGTTTTGTTGTGCCGTGGTCTTCAAGGTCATCCGTGATCATGTCAGCTAGTATTGGGAATAGGGAAGAGCCCATTGGTAAtccaaaaatttgagaaaataccTTATcgtcgaatttgaaaataggAGCATCAAAACAGATGTTTAAAGCTAAAAGAAATTGTTCAAGTGGTACAAGGATGTTTGGTGATACTTCACTCCAacgtttttttataaaattggtAACCAAGTTCAGCGGTATATTAGTGTAGAGTGATATTACATCTAGGGAAACTAAAATGTAATCTGGTGGTAATTTGAATCCATTGATGGAGTTGACCATATTAAAGCTGTTTTTTTACATGTGAAGGTGCTCTTTTCAGGCCCAGTTTTATCCATGAGTTTAAAGTTTTGGCTAATTTGTAAGTTGGACTATTTAAGAATGACACCATAACTCCCACCGGGACATCAGTTTTGTGAATTTTAGGTAAGCCATAAGCTCTAGGTGGCACACTGTTGTTGGTGTAGATACTACGTTTGACTTGTCtggtgattaaatttttttgttgccaACTATTAATTAGTGTGTTAACCCGTTGTTGTAATGTGTAAGTAAGGTCAtgtttgacaattttatacgTGTTTTTCTCTGATTGTTGTGGTGACATTTTCGTTCTGTAGTCATTACGAGTAATACAA
Proteins encoded in this region:
- the LOC124214347 gene encoding uncharacterized protein; translated protein: MVNSINGFKLPPDYILVSLDVISLYTNIPLNLVTNFIKKRWSEVSPNILVPLEQFLLALNICFDAPIFKFDDKVFSQIFGLPMGSSLFPILADMITDDLEDHGTTKLPFSVPFYFRYVDDILTAVPKDYIPQLLKIFNTFHPRLQFTIEIELNNKINFLDVTIINNSYIIETDWFHKITWSERYLNFYSHHPRSYKIGTIINLVDRGIRLANSCYHEKNLKLIRDVLIKIDYPPGLLHRIINQKYKKICEQDNNNSLNPTYKENLTFISIPYVKGLFESLNRTFQEYNVQFVGENVDDLSLFFDTGKDKLPLEKQSNLVYKICCKDCNKLYIGQTSRCLNVRINEHKNNFKDSDDRYTALTKHAMSLNHQFDFDNAKILHKEPRYYNRLVLEMCNIANHSDAVNHRQDIENLSEIYIKLIKDMKA